The Arcobacter sp. LA11 genome includes a region encoding these proteins:
- a CDS encoding CHASE2 domain-containing protein, producing MKDTKAKQKFFIYFILALTISTFLSFFYISFPGIPNSFDNKLRDYLFLIRGEIPTTENVIIVDIDEVSLKELGQWPWSRNKISKIVKNLTDSGVLLVGFDIVFPEEDSSSPHRVFDYYNIKKENIPNYDLEFAQTIASTPTILGYQFELEKDSEFINKTFPEIPAIFIEKDKEEDSQYLLEAKGTILNLPLLQKSSYSSGFFNNVPDDSGVVRSVPLIISYDDIIYSSLSLEMLRVLSNTNQVYIQYNKYGVEKIVLKDLEIPTDRHGRILVNYRGKERSFKYYSAVDIYKNKIDKKELENKIVLIGTSAAGLLDLRSTPFESIYPGVEVHANVIDNVIKGDYIYKTPLIEGINIVMIFVLTILVTLILTYTPFWLNPFIVIFFLTGTSFIIYKILFTVGIVLNIFFPILAIFVASVLTILFDYFYEIKKKEAIKDKFASKVSKEVMNDLLKDLDNSKFQAIEKEVTVFFSDIRNFTNISEQMDSAKNLITYLNQYMEPMSNIIIKYEGTIDKYIGDSIMAYWNAPANVENHADKALNASIKQINKLKGLNKKLKNENKPLIDIGIGLNTGTAIVGEMGSIGRSDYTVIGDSINLGARLESLCKYYDSKINISNFTKDALKDEYIFRFLDLVKVKGKSEPAEIWQVHGKGKAQKKLKEELSKYHQAIDLYKNSKFEEALNIFKELEEYKEKTNQNIYKIYCERCEEFISSPPENFNGIYEHHTKN from the coding sequence ATGAAAGATACTAAAGCTAAACAAAAATTCTTTATATATTTTATTTTAGCCTTAACTATTTCAACATTTCTATCATTTTTTTATATTTCTTTTCCAGGTATACCAAACTCATTTGATAACAAATTAAGAGACTACTTATTTCTAATAAGAGGTGAAATACCAACTACTGAAAATGTAATAATCGTTGATATAGATGAAGTATCTTTAAAAGAACTTGGACAATGGCCTTGGTCTAGAAATAAAATATCAAAAATAGTAAAAAATTTAACTGATTCAGGAGTGCTTCTTGTAGGCTTTGATATAGTTTTTCCAGAAGAAGATAGTAGTTCTCCTCATAGAGTATTTGATTATTATAATATCAAAAAAGAAAATATACCAAACTATGATTTAGAATTTGCACAAACAATAGCTAGTACCCCTACTATACTTGGATACCAATTTGAATTAGAAAAAGATTCAGAGTTTATTAATAAAACCTTTCCTGAAATTCCAGCAATTTTTATTGAAAAAGATAAAGAAGAAGATTCCCAATATTTATTGGAAGCTAAAGGAACTATTTTAAATCTTCCTTTACTACAAAAAAGCTCTTATTCAAGTGGTTTCTTTAACAATGTACCAGACGATTCAGGAGTTGTTAGAAGTGTACCTTTAATAATCTCCTACGATGATATTATTTACTCTTCTTTGTCATTAGAGATGTTGAGAGTTTTATCAAATACAAATCAGGTTTATATCCAATATAATAAATATGGTGTAGAAAAGATTGTTCTAAAAGATTTAGAAATACCAACAGATAGACATGGAAGAATATTAGTAAACTATAGGGGAAAAGAAAGAAGCTTCAAATACTATTCAGCTGTAGATATATACAAAAATAAAATAGATAAAAAAGAATTAGAAAATAAAATTGTACTTATAGGAACCTCTGCCGCAGGACTTTTAGATTTAAGGTCAACTCCTTTTGAATCTATTTACCCTGGAGTTGAAGTACATGCAAATGTTATAGACAATGTAATTAAAGGTGATTATATATATAAAACACCTCTAATTGAAGGTATAAATATAGTTATGATATTTGTATTAACAATTCTTGTTACTCTAATACTTACATATACTCCATTTTGGTTAAATCCATTTATAGTAATATTTTTCCTAACTGGAACGTCTTTTATTATTTATAAAATACTATTTACAGTGGGGATTGTTTTAAATATATTCTTCCCAATACTTGCTATTTTTGTAGCTTCTGTTTTAACAATCTTATTTGATTATTTTTATGAAATCAAGAAAAAAGAGGCTATAAAAGATAAGTTTGCATCCAAAGTTTCAAAAGAAGTTATGAATGACCTTCTTAAGGACTTAGATAATAGTAAATTTCAAGCTATTGAAAAAGAAGTAACAGTATTTTTTAGTGATATTAGAAATTTCACTAATATATCAGAGCAAATGGATAGTGCAAAAAATCTAATCACATATCTAAATCAATATATGGAACCTATGAGTAATATCATTATAAAATATGAAGGAACTATAGACAAGTATATTGGTGACTCTATTATGGCATATTGGAATGCTCCTGCAAATGTAGAAAATCATGCAGATAAAGCTCTAAATGCATCGATAAAACAAATTAATAAATTAAAAGGTTTAAATAAAAAACTAAAAAATGAAAACAAACCACTTATTGATATAGGAATTGGTTTAAATACAGGAACCGCAATTGTAGGAGAAATGGGAAGTATTGGAAGAAGTGATTATACAGTTATAGGAGACTCAATCAATCTTGGGGCAAGACTAGAATCATTATGTAAATATTATGACTCAAAAATTAATATCTCTAATTTTACAAAAGATGCTTTAAAAGATGAATATATTTTTAGATTTTTAGATCTTGTAAAAGTAAAAGGGAAAAGTGAGCCAGCTGAAATCTGGCAAGTTCATGGAAAAGGAAAAGCCCAAAAGAAATTAAAAGAAGAGTTAAGTAAATACCATCAAGCAATAGACTTATACAAAAACTCTAAATTTGAAGAAGCACTTAATATTTTTAAAGAACTTGAGGAATATAAAGAAAAAACAAATCAAAACATATATAAAATATACTGTGAACGATGTGAAGAGTTTATAAGTTCTCCACCCGAAAATTTCAATGGAATTTATGAACACCATACAAAAAACTAA
- the abc-f gene encoding ribosomal protection-like ABC-F family protein, producing the protein MALIDLQNISKQYDTKIILKEANFTLLQGQKIAVIGQNGQGKSTLFKIIMKQIEPDAGILSIDKSIKIEMLDQQPKFSSNLSVREAIENQLTEIKEAKKSYEEITLKLSTDYENNELIKQQSELATFIDFHDAWDLDNMIERVLKEFKLKEYENKDVNLLSGGEQRRVSLAGLLLKKPDILLLDEPTNHLDVYMVEFLETLLKKNNFTLLFISHDRYFIDNLATSVIEVEGGNLRKFNGGYSSYLEQKQQILENMQKDHHNLIRLFKREAHWMQRGVTARRKRNERRKSEYLDLKKKVKSNPSQIRKMSVELQREQKSFNSEDKKIQNKKKMLFELEKITLSLGDKLLIKDFSARILQKDTIAIVGPNGTGKSTMLKIFMEKLNIDSGKFKKGEFKVGYFDQHREMLRDDATIMDIFCPLGGDRVQLNDGRDMHVYGYLKNFLFPREYLDKKIGVLSGGEKNRVALALLFTKDIDCLVLDEPTNDLDIPTINILEEYLQHFQGALIFVSHDRYFVDKIAKKLYVFKGSNGEIIESYQPYTEYLEIDKELRELNELEKEISNENNNQIKQTQVVKKQNKLSYKDQREYDNLPKEIEELEIKIEEVNKCLSDPACYEQKGIVAVSKELEEFEKEYELKVDRFLELEELIESFNS; encoded by the coding sequence ATGGCACTAATAGACTTACAAAACATTTCAAAACAATATGACACAAAAATTATTCTAAAAGAAGCAAATTTTACACTTTTACAGGGACAAAAAATTGCTGTTATTGGACAAAATGGACAGGGAAAATCTACTCTATTTAAAATAATTATGAAACAAATAGAACCAGATGCAGGTATATTATCAATTGACAAATCAATTAAAATTGAAATGCTAGACCAGCAACCAAAATTTTCATCAAATCTATCAGTTCGAGAAGCAATTGAAAATCAGCTAACAGAAATAAAAGAAGCTAAAAAAAGTTATGAAGAAATTACTTTAAAATTATCAACAGACTATGAAAATAATGAGTTAATAAAACAACAAAGTGAACTTGCAACATTTATCGACTTCCATGATGCTTGGGATTTGGATAACATGATTGAAAGAGTGTTAAAAGAGTTCAAACTAAAAGAGTATGAAAATAAAGATGTAAACCTTTTAAGTGGAGGAGAACAAAGAAGAGTTAGCCTTGCAGGATTACTTCTTAAAAAACCAGATATATTACTTTTAGATGAACCTACAAACCACCTTGATGTTTATATGGTTGAGTTTTTAGAAACATTATTAAAGAAAAACAACTTTACTCTTCTTTTTATATCTCATGATAGGTATTTTATCGATAATTTAGCAACTTCAGTAATAGAAGTAGAAGGTGGAAACTTACGTAAATTCAATGGTGGATATTCATCTTATTTAGAACAAAAACAACAAATTTTAGAAAATATGCAAAAAGACCATCACAACCTAATTAGACTTTTTAAAAGAGAAGCTCACTGGATGCAAAGAGGTGTTACAGCAAGAAGAAAAAGAAATGAAAGAAGAAAGTCAGAATATTTAGACTTAAAGAAAAAAGTAAAATCAAACCCTTCACAAATAAGAAAAATGTCTGTAGAACTACAAAGAGAACAAAAGTCTTTTAACAGTGAAGATAAAAAAATACAAAATAAGAAAAAAATGCTTTTTGAACTAGAAAAAATAACACTTAGTCTAGGAGATAAACTTCTTATCAAAGACTTTAGTGCAAGAATACTTCAAAAAGATACTATCGCCATAGTTGGTCCAAATGGAACAGGAAAATCAACTATGTTAAAAATCTTTATGGAAAAACTTAATATAGACTCAGGAAAATTTAAAAAAGGTGAATTTAAAGTTGGATATTTTGACCAACATAGAGAAATGTTAAGAGATGATGCAACTATCATGGATATTTTCTGTCCTTTAGGTGGAGATAGAGTTCAGTTAAATGATGGAAGAGATATGCATGTTTATGGGTATCTTAAAAACTTTTTATTTCCAAGAGAATATTTAGATAAAAAAATTGGAGTATTAAGTGGTGGAGAAAAAAACAGAGTTGCACTTGCTCTTTTATTTACCAAAGACATAGATTGTTTAGTACTTGATGAACCAACAAATGATTTAGATATCCCAACAATAAATATTTTAGAAGAGTATCTTCAACATTTTCAGGGTGCTTTGATTTTTGTATCACATGATAGATATTTTGTAGATAAAATTGCTAAAAAACTTTATGTTTTTAAAGGTTCAAATGGTGAAATAATTGAAAGCTATCAACCATATACAGAATATTTGGAAATTGATAAAGAATTAAGAGAATTAAATGAGCTTGAAAAAGAGATATCAAATGAAAATAATAATCAAATCAAACAAACTCAAGTAGTAAAAAAGCAAAATAAATTATCATACAAAGACCAAAGAGAATACGACAATTTACCAAAAGAGATAGAAGAACTTGAAATAAAAATTGAAGAAGTAAACAAGTGCCTATCAGACCCAGCATGTTATGAACAAAAAGGTATAGTTGCAGTATCTAAAGAGCTAGAAGAGTTTGAAAAAGAGTATGAACTTAAAGTTGATAGATTTTTAGAACTTGAAGAATTAATTGAAAGCTTTAACAGTTAA
- a CDS encoding rhodanese-like domain-containing protein: MFNKLIISLLLLVSTLFAEIDFQKAMIYKGDINSKTAYDMQKNGTLIIDIRTKREFNTLRAKDSINIPVFYEKNGKREFNRNFPKEIYTTLDGDLNKNVILICRSGSRTKLASNLLAYQGFKNVYNVKDGFQYDWIKVNLPTEK; encoded by the coding sequence ATGTTCAATAAATTGATAATATCTTTACTCTTATTAGTATCAACACTTTTTGCAGAAATTGATTTTCAAAAAGCAATGATATATAAAGGTGATATAAATTCTAAAACAGCATATGATATGCAAAAAAATGGAACTTTAATTATAGATATAAGAACAAAAAGAGAATTTAACACACTTAGAGCAAAAGATTCTATTAATATTCCAGTTTTTTATGAAAAAAATGGGAAAAGAGAGTTTAATAGAAATTTTCCAAAAGAAATTTATACAACACTTGATGGTGATTTAAATAAAAATGTTATACTTATCTGTAGAAGTGGTTCAAGAACAAAACTAGCTTCAAACCTTTTAGCATACCAAGGTTTTAAAAACGTATATAACGTAAAAGATGGTTTCCAATATGATTGGATAAAGGTTAATTTACCAACTGAAAAATAG
- a CDS encoding OmpA family protein, with the protein MKNIFAIAIIALLFSACSKVNVVLLPEENNKTGKIEIKNNNKTITMDKPYQQVEAIDGKSDILTKKEVYSKFEESIATLPNKPKNYLLYFKWDSPKVVSKSLKTFKEIIKEAKKESTLYIDVIGYTDRAGEEKYNKKLSLRRANSVSKTLQKNGIKKEKINIQYYGEANPIVKTRDGVAKKVNRRVEVTIK; encoded by the coding sequence ATGAAAAATATATTTGCAATAGCTATAATAGCTTTATTATTTAGTGCCTGTTCAAAAGTAAATGTTGTTTTATTACCAGAAGAAAATAATAAAACTGGAAAAATTGAAATAAAAAACAATAATAAAACAATAACTATGGATAAACCATATCAGCAAGTAGAAGCGATTGATGGTAAGTCTGATATTCTTACAAAAAAAGAAGTATATAGCAAGTTTGAAGAATCAATTGCTACCTTACCTAATAAACCGAAAAACTATTTACTATATTTTAAATGGGATTCACCAAAAGTTGTTTCAAAATCTTTAAAAACATTTAAAGAGATTATTAAAGAAGCAAAAAAAGAGAGTACCTTATATATTGATGTTATTGGATATACAGATAGAGCAGGAGAAGAAAAATACAATAAAAAACTTTCTTTAAGAAGAGCTAACTCTGTATCAAAAACTTTACAAAAAAATGGTATAAAAAAAGAAAAAATCAATATCCAATACTATGGAGAAGCTAACCCAATTGTAAAAACAAGAGATGGCGTAGCAAAAAAAGTTAATAGAAGAGTTGAAGTAACTATAAAATAA
- a CDS encoding FecR domain-containing protein, with product MKFLAINILIGFLSLLLASESSGFIKKLNGKVSVLRDSKVIELKIGDKVFEKDIVKTQNKSSIGIIFNDNTLVSLGPNTDFIIEEYIFKPAENKQSFISRLSKGTLTCLTGLMSKLNPEAMKIKAKTASIGIRGTHFAISVD from the coding sequence ATGAAATTTTTAGCTATAAATATATTAATTGGATTTTTATCTCTTTTACTTGCTTCAGAGTCATCAGGTTTTATAAAAAAACTTAATGGTAAAGTATCAGTCTTACGAGACAGTAAAGTAATTGAACTAAAAATTGGTGACAAAGTCTTTGAAAAAGATATTGTAAAAACACAAAATAAAAGTTCTATAGGAATCATTTTTAATGATAACACACTTGTTTCTTTAGGACCAAATACTGATTTTATAATTGAAGAATACATATTTAAACCTGCTGAGAATAAACAATCTTTTATTTCAAGATTATCAAAAGGAACATTGACATGCCTTACAGGATTAATGTCTAAGTTAAACCCAGAAGCTATGAAAATCAAAGCAAAAACAGCTTCAATAGGTATTCGTGGTACTCATTTTGCTATAAGTGTAGATTAA
- a CDS encoding GatB/YqeY domain-containing protein, which translates to MSLKQQLKDDLKTAMRAKEILKRDCIRAINTMIKQIEVDERKELTDEDILKLIQKGIKQREEAVVQYKDASRDDLVQKEQEQIDVFKEYLPQQISDEDLESGMKELISEVGATSMKDMGKVMGQATKKFAGVADGKRINEMTKKLLG; encoded by the coding sequence ATGAGTTTAAAACAACAATTAAAAGATGATTTAAAAACAGCTATGAGAGCAAAAGAAATTCTAAAAAGAGATTGTATCAGAGCTATTAATACTATGATTAAACAAATTGAAGTTGATGAGAGAAAAGAATTAACTGATGAAGATATTTTAAAACTTATTCAAAAAGGTATTAAACAAAGAGAAGAAGCAGTTGTGCAATATAAAGATGCTTCAAGAGATGATTTAGTACAAAAAGAGCAAGAACAAATTGATGTATTTAAAGAGTATTTACCACAACAAATTTCTGATGAAGATTTAGAATCTGGTATGAAAGAACTTATATCTGAAGTAGGAGCAACTTCAATGAAAGATATGGGTAAAGTTATGGGACAAGCAACAAAGAAGTTTGCTGGTGTAGCTGATGGAAAAAGAATAAACGAAATGACAAAAAAACTGTTAGGATAA
- a CDS encoding GGDEF domain-containing protein — protein sequence MESRLHDIVKNTLINLKDKGLPATPNEYHKEFCKVSKTYNLTVKECEQFKRLVSKLSKNEQLEIESKNISTIEEMIPVLLNRVSKDNVNTLAQLFKKSITPSISIDIDEDLQKFSVKIGNSPALLFEDDIQKEMQNFITKRFEADKSVVKQKTSDIAKLLTLMGQYFSDAIHSSGMGSQEVSNIKSQIQSINMDDTGVKDLSELQSQLIDAALSIENEMSSVGEKLTNGRSEVESLEEKIKKLEKELDKTKEESLKDHLTGLLTRRAYDESVKAIENQFIRNNTQYAVVFFDLDHFKKINDDYGHHAGDIILSTFAKVLDKNTRDLDIVGRYGGEEFVAIIHFNLKRELLKYLKRIKSIINENEFLYKKQKIRVTFSAGVAVRNDHNSYESTIQKADVLLYEAKEGGRNKIVMEDGTVI from the coding sequence ATGGAATCAAGACTGCATGATATCGTAAAGAATACGCTTATTAATTTAAAAGACAAGGGTTTGCCTGCAACTCCAAATGAATATCATAAAGAGTTTTGTAAAGTTTCAAAAACATATAACTTAACGGTTAAAGAGTGTGAGCAATTTAAAAGACTCGTTAGTAAATTAAGTAAAAATGAACAATTAGAAATAGAATCAAAAAATATTTCTACTATTGAAGAGATGATTCCTGTATTATTAAACAGAGTATCAAAAGATAATGTAAATACTTTAGCACAATTATTTAAAAAATCTATTACTCCTTCAATTAGTATAGATATAGATGAAGATTTACAAAAATTTTCAGTAAAAATTGGTAATTCTCCTGCTTTATTGTTTGAAGATGATATTCAAAAAGAGATGCAAAATTTTATTACAAAAAGATTTGAAGCTGACAAAAGTGTTGTTAAACAAAAGACTTCAGATATTGCAAAACTATTAACTCTTATGGGACAATACTTTAGTGATGCAATTCACAGTAGTGGAATGGGTTCACAAGAAGTTTCTAATATTAAATCACAAATCCAATCTATTAATATGGACGATACAGGGGTAAAAGACTTATCTGAACTTCAAAGTCAGTTAATTGATGCAGCCTTATCAATTGAAAATGAAATGTCTTCTGTAGGTGAAAAATTAACTAATGGAAGATCAGAAGTAGAATCATTAGAAGAAAAGATAAAAAAACTTGAAAAAGAATTAGATAAAACAAAAGAAGAGAGTTTAAAAGACCACTTAACTGGTCTTCTAACAAGAAGAGCTTATGATGAATCTGTTAAAGCTATTGAAAATCAATTTATAAGAAATAATACCCAGTATGCTGTAGTATTTTTTGATTTAGACCACTTCAAAAAAATCAATGATGATTATGGTCATCATGCAGGAGATATTATTCTTTCAACATTTGCAAAAGTTCTTGATAAAAATACAAGAGATTTAGATATTGTAGGAAGATATGGGGGAGAAGAGTTTGTTGCAATAATACACTTTAATCTAAAAAGAGAACTTCTTAAATATCTTAAAAGAATCAAATCAATTATAAATGAAAATGAATTTTTATATAAAAAACAAAAAATACGTGTCACTTTTTCAGCTGGAGTTGCAGTAAGAAATGACCACAATAGTTACGAAAGTACAATTCAAAAAGCAGATGTACTTTTATACGAAGCTAAAGAAGGTGGAAGAAACAAAATTGTAATGGAAGACGGAACAGTAATATAA
- a CDS encoding glycoside hydrolase family 3 N-terminal domain-containing protein, with product MIKILSFLFLCTSLFASNHFTQSEIKKMIGKMVILGFNGHTFNKNETLKNDIKKYNLGGIILFDKYYKSKKKKNIKNPKQLKELITDIQNFSKYKMLISIDQEGGWVSRLNKNNGFIQTPKASSVSKKNLTFAKNTYEKLAYELSSLGINLNFAPVVDLAINKKNKVIVYQGRSFSKDPNKVVKYSKVFIEEMNKKNVSSVIKHFPGHGSSLGDSHEGFVDITNTWKEKELKPYKELINNNYANIIMTAHVYNKNLDKNYPATLSYNINTKLLRKQMNFKGLVISDDLQMNAISKHYSLKETLTLAINSGVNILLFGNHINNKSIKLKTIVDTIYEQILEDKIKLSKIIDSNKLIKEIL from the coding sequence ATGATAAAAATACTTTCTTTTTTATTTTTATGTACTTCTCTTTTTGCTAGTAATCATTTTACTCAATCCGAAATAAAAAAGATGATTGGTAAAATGGTTATCTTAGGATTTAATGGTCATACTTTTAATAAAAATGAAACACTAAAAAATGATATCAAAAAATATAATTTAGGCGGTATCATTCTCTTTGATAAATACTACAAAAGTAAAAAAAAGAAAAATATAAAAAACCCTAAACAATTAAAAGAACTCATCACAGATATACAAAACTTTTCTAAATACAAAATGCTTATATCAATTGACCAAGAAGGTGGTTGGGTAAGTAGATTAAATAAAAATAATGGTTTTATACAAACTCCAAAAGCATCATCAGTATCTAAAAAAAATCTAACTTTTGCAAAAAATACATATGAAAAACTTGCTTATGAATTATCAAGTTTAGGCATAAATCTAAATTTTGCTCCAGTTGTAGATTTAGCAATAAATAAAAAGAACAAAGTCATTGTTTACCAAGGTCGTTCTTTTTCAAAAGACCCAAATAAAGTAGTAAAATATTCAAAAGTTTTTATAGAAGAGATGAATAAAAAAAATGTCTCAAGTGTTATTAAACATTTTCCAGGACATGGTTCATCTTTAGGTGACTCCCATGAAGGTTTTGTTGATATAACTAATACTTGGAAAGAAAAAGAGTTAAAACCATATAAAGAGCTTATAAACAATAATTATGCAAACATAATTATGACTGCACATGTATATAATAAAAATCTTGATAAAAACTATCCTGCAACTCTTTCATATAATATAAATACCAAGTTACTTAGAAAGCAAATGAATTTTAAAGGGCTTGTAATAAGTGATGATTTACAAATGAATGCTATTAGTAAACATTATTCTTTAAAAGAGACATTAACCTTAGCAATTAACTCTGGAGTAAACATCTTACTTTTTGGTAACCATATCAACAATAAAAGTATAAAACTAAAAACAATTGTAGATACAATTTATGAGCAAATTTTAGAGGACAAAATCAAACTATCAAAAATTATAGATTCTAATAAACTCATTAAAGAAATTTTATAA
- a CDS encoding HD domain-containing phosphohydrolase — MNYLKILGASGSKTKFTGTTSFQIFKDILIDAGNIINTLGDEALYINHIFLTHSHSDHIIDLPFVVEGFFEKRTEPLTIYGSKETIESLKDHTFNNKIWPDFSNINLLNSDKKALEFKIIEPDETLHIGFYSITPIVANHIEGSYGFIIIKDNLNGYLISGDTYKNENLWKIINENKKIKSLIIECSFPSRMKKLAHDSKHLTPEILHEELKNLKRDDVQIFIYHIKALYHKQMVEEIEKYKILSNGGKILEEGDVIHIDTGEIEIDMISHNRFQRIMEINLELSSQLEKDKLFEMILTLTRELTHSEAGTLYIMSKDKKSLEFKVVQNDPMNIHMGGTKENLTWKPLPLYLENGYENENMVAVVSALKNKIINIPDVYNNKSYDFEGTKRFDKTTGYKSKSMLVIPLINHEGDVIGVLQLINKTKVLNEIVAFNDSDETITKALAGHIAMALTNTQLIENLEIFLNALVKTIGHAIDTKSKHTMNHVSNVTKLAVLIAKDIDNDNTIYKDITYSKDMYKQIELAAMLHDVGKISMPESIIDKSTKLETIFDRLDLIKERFEIIKRDLEILLLKEKIDEKFYNEAIEQIKDDLEFIKEINIGSEFLDEEKINRIKLISEYSYILDGKKVSLLNEEEVYNLSVKKGTLTEEEKDIMNSHAKLSLDMLSTLPFPKKYGKILDIAANHHEKLNGKGYPRGLNEKDLTLEDRIMILADIFEALTAKDRPYKEGKKLSEVFNILSSMAKNNEIDSKLLTFFHKSKALQDYARKELNPIQIDESSVDI, encoded by the coding sequence ATGAATTACCTAAAGATATTAGGGGCAAGTGGAAGTAAAACCAAATTTACAGGAACAACCTCTTTTCAGATATTTAAAGATATTTTAATTGATGCTGGAAATATAATAAATACTTTAGGTGATGAAGCCTTATATATCAATCATATTTTTCTAACTCATTCCCATTCTGACCATATTATTGATTTACCATTTGTTGTTGAAGGTTTTTTTGAAAAGAGAACAGAACCTTTAACAATTTATGGCTCAAAAGAGACTATTGAATCCCTAAAAGATCATACTTTCAATAATAAAATATGGCCTGATTTTTCAAATATAAATCTTTTAAATTCAGATAAAAAAGCATTAGAATTTAAAATTATAGAACCTGATGAAACACTGCACATTGGATTTTATAGTATTACTCCTATAGTTGCAAACCATATTGAAGGCTCTTACGGGTTTATAATTATTAAAGATAATCTAAATGGATATCTTATAAGTGGAGACACTTATAAAAATGAAAACTTATGGAAAATCATTAACGAAAATAAAAAAATAAAATCTCTAATAATAGAGTGTTCTTTCCCTTCAAGGATGAAAAAACTTGCGCATGATAGTAAACATTTAACACCAGAAATATTACATGAAGAATTAAAAAATTTAAAAAGAGATGATGTACAAATATTTATTTATCATATAAAAGCACTATATCATAAACAGATGGTAGAAGAGATAGAAAAATATAAAATACTTTCAAATGGCGGTAAAATTTTAGAAGAAGGTGATGTTATTCATATTGATACTGGTGAAATTGAAATAGATATGATAAGTCATAATAGATTTCAAAGAATCATGGAAATAAATTTAGAACTTTCTTCACAACTTGAAAAAGATAAACTTTTTGAGATGATACTAACACTAACTAGAGAGCTTACTCACTCAGAAGCTGGTACTTTATATATCATGTCAAAAGACAAAAAAAGCCTAGAGTTTAAAGTTGTTCAAAATGACCCTATGAATATTCATATGGGAGGAACAAAAGAAAATTTAACATGGAAACCTCTTCCTTTATATTTAGAAAATGGTTATGAAAATGAAAACATGGTTGCAGTTGTTTCTGCACTAAAAAACAAAATCATTAATATCCCTGACGTATACAACAATAAAAGCTATGACTTTGAAGGGACAAAAAGGTTTGATAAAACAACTGGCTACAAATCAAAATCAATGTTAGTAATTCCTCTAATAAATCATGAGGGAGATGTAATAGGAGTATTACAACTTATAAATAAAACAAAAGTACTAAACGAAATTGTAGCTTTCAATGATTCAGATGAAACTATAACAAAAGCCTTAGCAGGACATATTGCTATGGCTTTAACAAACACACAATTAATAGAAAATTTAGAAATATTTTTAAATGCTTTAGTTAAAACAATTGGACATGCAATTGATACAAAATCTAAACATACAATGAATCACGTATCAAATGTAACTAAACTTGCAGTACTAATTGCAAAAGACATTGATAATGATAATACAATTTATAAAGATATAACATATTCAAAAGATATGTACAAGCAAATAGAACTAGCAGCAATGTTGCATGATGTAGGTAAAATATCTATGCCAGAATCAATTATAGATAAATCTACAAAACTTGAAACAATTTTTGATAGACTAGACCTAATAAAAGAACGATTTGAGATTATAAAAAGAGATTTAGAAATTTTGTTATTAAAAGAAAAAATTGATGAAAAATTTTATAATGAAGCTATAGAACAAATTAAAGATGACTTAGAATTTATAAAAGAGATAAATATAGGTAGTGAATTTTTAGATGAAGAAAAAATAAATAGAATCAAATTGATTTCTGAATATTCTTATATTTTAGATGGTAAAAAAGTCTCTTTACTTAATGAAGAAGAAGTTTATAACTTATCAGTAAAAAAAGGAACCTTAACAGAAGAAGAAAAAGATATTATGAACAGTCATGCAAAATTATCTTTAGATATGCTTTCTACTCTTCCTTTCCCTAAAAAATATGGGAAAATTCTTGACATCGCAGCAAATCATCATGAAAAACTAAATGGAAAAGGTTACCCAAGAGGATTAAATGAAAAAGATTTAACTTTAGAAGATAGAATCATGATTTTAGCAGATATTTTTGAAGCCTTAACTGCAAAAGATAGACCATATAAAGAAGGTAAAAAGTTATCAGAAGTATTTAATATTTTGTCTTCTATGGCTAAGAATAATGAAATTGACTCTAAATTATTAACATTTTTTCATAAAAGCAAAGCATTGCAAGATTATGCAAGAAAAGAATTAAATCCTATTCAAATAGATGAAAGTAGCGTAGATATATAA